The following proteins are encoded in a genomic region of Gimesia algae:
- a CDS encoding metallophosphoesterase family protein encodes MPVHLPAQNRRQFLFTLGAGFVTCSTGLLAEEQNTPQSDIVYLLNDTHIGEKHPPKSSIPTHLREIVTELVELPQKPACVLINGDLALRDGQPGDYQHFAKLIQPLQEAKIDTHLTLGNHDDRDVFYEVMQAQRPSAPPVKSRHISVVQTKHANFFLLDSLHKTMVTQGTLGKEQRTWLANALDAHADKPAIIVTHHNPRLGGDPLHFPGGLTDSEELWELLVARSQVKAYIHGHIHDRGNAEHKGIHILNMPATSYVANPDHSTTGWTVAKLTPTGVTLTTRTNIKDHAWNRQTKTLAWR; translated from the coding sequence ATGCCCGTTCATCTGCCCGCACAAAATCGCCGTCAGTTCCTTTTCACGCTGGGTGCCGGCTTTGTCACCTGTTCTACCGGCCTGCTGGCAGAAGAACAGAACACGCCGCAGTCTGACATCGTCTATCTCTTAAACGATACACACATCGGCGAAAAGCATCCGCCAAAATCTTCCATCCCCACGCATCTCCGGGAGATCGTCACTGAACTGGTGGAATTACCTCAAAAACCGGCCTGCGTCCTGATAAACGGCGATCTTGCACTCCGCGACGGTCAACCCGGCGACTATCAACATTTCGCCAAACTAATTCAGCCGTTGCAGGAAGCCAAAATTGATACACACCTCACACTGGGCAATCACGATGACCGCGATGTTTTTTATGAAGTCATGCAGGCACAGCGTCCGTCCGCCCCTCCCGTGAAGTCACGACATATCTCCGTCGTGCAGACTAAACATGCCAACTTCTTTCTGCTCGATTCGCTGCATAAAACCATGGTCACTCAGGGGACACTCGGTAAAGAACAGCGTACCTGGCTGGCCAACGCACTCGATGCACACGCTGACAAACCGGCCATCATTGTCACCCATCACAATCCGCGACTGGGCGGTGATCCTCTGCATTTCCCGGGCGGACTGACCGATTCAGAAGAACTCTGGGAACTACTGGTTGCGCGGTCGCAGGTCAAAGCCTATATCCACGGGCACATTCATGATCGCGGAAATGCTGAGCATAAAGGGATCCACATTCTCAACATGCCAGCCACTTCCTATGTGGCCAACCCCGATCATTCCACCACAGGCTGGACCGTCGCGAAGCTCACACCCACCGGAGTCACGTTAACCACACGCACGAATATCAAAGATCACGCCTGGAATCGCCAGACAAAAACACTCGCCTGGCGCTGA
- a CDS encoding carbon-nitrogen hydrolase, translated as MSRQFNIALVQVSLNGTPDENLIKCLDWVRTAAGEGGQVICLPELYSSFYFCQKETTKYFEFAEPLYDKSFTAFSKLAEELGVVIIVPFFEKRAEGLYHNSAYVIDADGSEAGLYRKMHIPDDPCFYEKFYFTPGDLGFKAIQTRFGKIGTLICWDQWFPEGARITALSGANVLVYPTAIGWHPHEKAEYGVKQHDSWMTIQRSHAIANGTFVAAVNRVGFEQPEPEQPGLEFWGASFICGPQGDIIAQASHDQEEILIAEVNLDEMAEVRQNWPFLRDRRIDAYGNILKLYHDDISQ; from the coding sequence ATGTCGCGTCAATTTAATATCGCTCTGGTGCAGGTCTCATTAAACGGGACTCCCGATGAGAATCTGATCAAGTGCCTCGACTGGGTCCGTACCGCCGCCGGAGAAGGGGGACAGGTTATCTGTCTGCCGGAGCTCTACAGTTCGTTCTACTTTTGTCAGAAAGAGACGACCAAGTACTTCGAATTTGCCGAACCGCTGTACGACAAGTCGTTCACCGCTTTCAGCAAGCTGGCGGAAGAACTGGGCGTGGTGATCATTGTGCCGTTTTTCGAGAAACGAGCCGAAGGCTTGTATCATAATAGCGCTTACGTGATTGACGCAGATGGCAGTGAAGCGGGACTGTATCGCAAGATGCATATTCCCGACGATCCCTGCTTCTATGAAAAGTTTTATTTCACGCCCGGCGACCTGGGTTTCAAAGCCATTCAAACCCGCTTCGGCAAAATCGGCACCCTGATCTGCTGGGATCAGTGGTTCCCGGAAGGAGCGCGGATTACTGCGTTAAGCGGTGCAAATGTGCTGGTCTACCCGACCGCCATCGGCTGGCATCCCCATGAAAAAGCCGAGTATGGCGTGAAGCAGCACGATTCCTGGATGACGATTCAGCGGAGTCACGCGATTGCCAATGGCACTTTCGTCGCCGCCGTCAACCGGGTTGGCTTTGAACAGCCCGAACCCGAGCAGCCGGGGCTGGAATTCTGGGGGGCATCCTTCATCTGTGGACCACAGGGAGATATCATTGCCCAGGCATCGCACGACCAGGAAGAAATTCTGATCGCAGAGGTCAACCTGGATGAGATGGCAGAGGTCCGCCAGAACTGGCCCTTCCTCCGCGACCGTCGCATCGACGCGTATGGTAACATTCTGAAACTCTATCATGACGATATCTCTCAATGA
- a CDS encoding alkaline phosphatase D family protein: MQSLTRRMALKLFAAGTTFLGFKKPGALQAGNKTEAGSVVGRWSKTHDRVWLGEEFWANPMEDWRIKEGAAECLSTGGSRNIQLVTHQLTNTDAPFRMSVHVSQMEVKQQDGGVGFRVGVKSDINEYRSNCFAKSGIKAGVVNGEMVLGNKQQKLTRPADMKNCVLTLIGKPDGEKYSLTLIVSSPESDKPLGTLTQTFPPQALLGNVAVVSNFDPRFKRMIGARYRFSDWSVTGAAFTVSPEHKFGPILWSQYSLSDSRSDDGFVMKITALTGPLGEQDNKDVELFIKQGDKWKSLGTAALDTDAWTATFRVPNWNEKAATPFKLVYQEKLTDGSELAAERTGIIRANPEGRPLKLGALTCQKDYGFPYEPVANNLLKVDPDLLYFSGDQLYEDHGGFGLIRDPAEPAILNYLRKFYMHGWAFGEAMRDRPTICLPDDHDVFQGNIWGEGGMKMKEGTTSSTGGYREPARMVNVVHKTCTAHHPDYADPTPCKQNISVYYGDMIYGGVGFAIIADRQFKSGPERVETGSGRADHVMDPNFDTSVLDKPGLVLLGERQEKFLERWGEDWRAHNIKVLFSQTVFAGVATHHGGYDGYLKADLDCGSWPQTARNRTVKIIRKGMPLHINGDQHLTSLSQYGSDEQRDSCWSFCTPAISAGYPRWWRPDELGMPHKNRPQHGLANTGEFIDGFGNKVYVYAVGNPEPASEKNRYDLAHQKGSGFGLVMIDPEKKTYTLNCYRFLVDATDGKAANQFPGWPVTIHQKENGGDNIIH; encoded by the coding sequence ATGCAATCGCTGACTCGACGGATGGCGCTGAAACTGTTTGCTGCGGGAACGACATTCCTGGGGTTCAAAAAACCGGGAGCACTGCAGGCAGGTAATAAAACAGAGGCCGGTTCTGTCGTAGGACGCTGGAGTAAAACTCACGACCGGGTCTGGCTGGGAGAAGAATTCTGGGCGAATCCGATGGAAGACTGGCGAATTAAAGAGGGTGCCGCCGAATGCCTGTCGACCGGAGGCAGCCGCAACATTCAGCTGGTGACGCATCAACTGACGAATACGGATGCGCCGTTCAGAATGTCCGTGCATGTGAGTCAGATGGAAGTCAAGCAGCAGGATGGTGGTGTTGGCTTTCGCGTTGGCGTGAAAAGCGACATTAACGAATACCGCAGCAACTGCTTTGCCAAAAGTGGTATCAAAGCCGGTGTGGTGAATGGCGAAATGGTGCTGGGCAACAAACAGCAGAAACTGACGCGCCCGGCGGATATGAAAAACTGTGTGCTGACCTTGATCGGGAAGCCGGACGGGGAGAAGTATTCGCTGACGTTAATCGTCTCCAGCCCCGAATCAGATAAGCCGCTGGGAACACTGACCCAGACGTTTCCACCCCAGGCACTGCTGGGTAATGTGGCGGTCGTCAGTAATTTCGATCCCCGCTTCAAACGGATGATTGGTGCCCGCTATCGCTTCAGCGACTGGTCGGTGACTGGCGCTGCATTTACTGTTTCACCCGAACACAAATTTGGTCCCATCTTATGGTCGCAGTATTCGCTCAGTGATTCGCGCAGCGACGATGGTTTTGTGATGAAGATCACTGCTCTGACAGGCCCCCTGGGTGAGCAGGACAACAAAGACGTGGAACTGTTCATCAAACAGGGTGACAAGTGGAAATCTCTGGGGACTGCAGCTCTGGATACGGATGCATGGACGGCAACCTTCCGTGTACCCAACTGGAATGAGAAAGCAGCAACGCCGTTCAAACTCGTTTATCAGGAAAAACTGACAGATGGATCGGAACTGGCCGCCGAGCGGACTGGTATCATCCGGGCGAATCCGGAAGGGCGTCCACTGAAACTGGGGGCGCTGACCTGTCAGAAAGATTACGGCTTCCCATATGAGCCGGTAGCGAATAATCTGCTGAAAGTCGATCCGGACCTGCTCTATTTCTCGGGCGATCAGCTGTATGAAGACCATGGCGGTTTCGGCCTGATTCGCGACCCCGCGGAACCGGCGATTCTGAATTACCTGCGAAAATTCTATATGCATGGCTGGGCCTTTGGTGAAGCGATGCGGGACCGTCCCACCATCTGTCTTCCTGATGACCATGACGTGTTCCAGGGTAACATCTGGGGTGAAGGTGGGATGAAAATGAAGGAAGGCACGACGTCTTCCACTGGCGGGTATCGAGAACCGGCGCGGATGGTGAATGTGGTTCACAAAACGTGTACTGCTCACCACCCTGATTATGCGGACCCCACTCCCTGTAAGCAGAATATCAGCGTGTACTACGGCGATATGATTTATGGCGGTGTGGGCTTCGCCATCATCGCGGACCGACAGTTCAAGAGCGGTCCTGAACGTGTGGAAACGGGGAGTGGCCGGGCAGATCATGTGATGGATCCCAACTTTGATACGTCAGTTCTTGATAAACCCGGACTGGTTCTGCTGGGTGAGCGGCAGGAAAAATTTCTGGAACGCTGGGGTGAAGACTGGCGGGCGCACAACATTAAGGTGCTGTTCAGCCAGACTGTATTTGCCGGCGTCGCCACACATCATGGCGGTTATGATGGTTATCTGAAAGCCGACCTGGACTGTGGCAGCTGGCCTCAGACGGCTCGGAATCGCACAGTCAAGATCATTCGTAAAGGTATGCCGTTACACATCAACGGCGATCAGCATTTGACATCGCTTTCACAATATGGATCCGACGAACAGCGGGACAGCTGCTGGTCATTCTGTACGCCGGCGATCTCAGCTGGTTATCCTCGCTGGTGGCGTCCTGATGAACTGGGTATGCCTCATAAGAACCGCCCGCAGCATGGGCTGGCAAATACAGGGGAATTTATCGATGGTTTCGGCAATAAAGTATATGTCTACGCTGTGGGCAATCCGGAACCTGCTTCTGAAAAGAACCGCTACGATCTGGCGCATCAAAAGGGGAGCGGCTTTGGTCTGGTAATGATTGACCCCGAGAAAAAGACTTATACCCTGAACTGCTACCGTTTTCTGGTGGATGCAACGGATGGGAAAGCTGCTAATCAGTTTCCCGGATGGCCCGTGACCATTCACCAGAAAGAAAATGGTGGCGACAATATCATTCATTAA
- a CDS encoding NAD-dependent malic enzyme — translation MNTGRTTEEFSIEKRGTLLVEDPLLNKGTAFTTEERIQHGLLGLLPPHVDTLEEQVERAYEAFCDFKEPINKHIYLRQLQDENETLFYRLMLGHITEMMPIVYTPIVGLACERFSHIYRRPRGIFISYPERDSMDAILENVERDIDVIVVTDGERILGLGDQGVGGMGIPIGKLSLYTLCGGVAPAKTLPIVLDLGTNNQERLDDPRYIGWRENRIKGEEYDEFIDLFVTAVKKRFPHVLLQWEDFASVDAERIIDRYRDDLCTFNDDIQGTAAVTTGTILAAIAAGGGELKDQNIVMLGAGSAGVGICLQLKQTMMAAGMSEPEARSHFYVIDRDGLLHSGRTDLDELHQQLAQPAENLKNWDCDTTGAISFADVVRNGKPGVLIGATGQAGAFSEPIIREMAAHVEHPVIFPLSNPTSRAEATPADLLEWTHGKAVIATGSPFDPVDHNGVTHTIAQCNNSYIFPAMGLGILASRSRRVTDAMFIAAAEALKETSPALKDRTASLLPSLTIIRDVSRKIAHAVALAAIADGVADSITEAEIDQRIEETMWQPEY, via the coding sequence ATGAATACAGGACGTACGACAGAAGAATTTTCGATCGAGAAACGCGGCACCCTGCTGGTGGAAGACCCCCTGTTGAATAAAGGAACTGCTTTTACGACCGAGGAGCGAATCCAGCACGGATTACTCGGGCTCCTGCCACCGCATGTGGATACTCTCGAAGAACAGGTCGAACGCGCTTACGAAGCCTTCTGCGACTTCAAGGAACCGATTAACAAACATATTTATCTCCGACAGCTCCAGGACGAAAACGAAACTCTCTTCTATCGTCTGATGCTGGGTCATATCACAGAGATGATGCCAATCGTTTATACGCCCATTGTGGGTCTGGCGTGTGAACGTTTCAGCCATATTTATCGACGTCCCCGTGGAATTTTCATCTCCTACCCGGAACGTGATTCCATGGATGCGATTCTGGAAAATGTCGAACGGGACATTGATGTCATCGTGGTCACAGATGGCGAGCGGATCCTGGGTCTGGGCGACCAGGGTGTTGGTGGCATGGGCATTCCAATCGGCAAATTATCCCTGTACACCCTGTGTGGCGGTGTTGCCCCCGCGAAAACACTGCCGATCGTGCTGGATCTGGGTACCAATAATCAGGAACGCCTGGACGATCCCCGTTACATCGGCTGGCGGGAAAATCGCATCAAAGGGGAAGAGTACGACGAATTCATTGATCTGTTTGTGACGGCTGTCAAAAAACGTTTCCCGCATGTTTTGCTGCAATGGGAAGACTTCGCTTCCGTCGACGCCGAACGGATTATCGACCGCTACCGGGATGACCTGTGTACATTTAACGACGACATTCAAGGCACCGCTGCCGTCACCACGGGCACAATTCTCGCCGCGATCGCTGCCGGAGGGGGAGAATTAAAAGATCAGAACATTGTGATGCTGGGTGCAGGCTCGGCCGGAGTCGGCATCTGTCTGCAGTTGAAACAGACGATGATGGCAGCAGGCATGAGCGAACCGGAGGCCCGTTCCCATTTTTATGTAATCGACCGCGACGGGCTGCTGCATTCCGGACGCACGGATCTTGATGAACTGCATCAGCAGTTGGCACAGCCCGCTGAAAACCTGAAAAACTGGGACTGTGATACGACGGGGGCCATCTCGTTTGCTGATGTGGTCCGCAATGGAAAGCCGGGTGTACTGATCGGTGCAACCGGGCAGGCGGGCGCCTTCTCAGAACCCATCATTCGCGAAATGGCAGCGCATGTCGAACATCCGGTCATCTTTCCGCTCTCCAATCCAACCTCACGGGCAGAAGCCACACCTGCGGATTTGCTGGAATGGACCCATGGTAAAGCTGTGATTGCTACCGGCAGCCCGTTTGATCCCGTAGACCACAACGGCGTCACGCATACGATCGCACAATGCAATAACAGCTATATCTTCCCGGCGATGGGGCTGGGCATCCTCGCGTCGCGGTCCCGCCGCGTCACCGATGCGATGTTCATTGCCGCCGCGGAGGCCTTGAAGGAAACTTCCCCCGCGCTCAAGGACCGGACAGCGTCTCTGCTCCCCTCGCTGACGATCATCCGTGATGTCAGTCGCAAAATAGCCCATGCGGTCGCATTAGCCGCCATTGCAGACGGCGTTGCCGACTCGATCACGGAAGCTGAAATCGACCAGCGAATTGAAGAAACCATGTGGCAACCTGAATATTAA
- a CDS encoding agmatine deiminase family protein — protein sequence MSEITRRLPAEWEPQQATLLCFPHNGNDWPGKYEVIKWAFIEIIRKVAEFERVLLVVKNEELQQKVDTMLQQAHANTGQVKYILQNTNRSWMRDSGPIIVQRSDGKREALQFRFNGWAKYPNHRLDWQVPPAVAKSLKVPVTEVCYQGRPVVLEGGAIEVNGRGTLITTEECLLDQKTQVRNPGFTKEDYAAVFAEYLGVSNVIWLGDGIAGDDTHGHVDDICRFVNPTTVVACVESNTKDVNHRRLAQNRERLKSVRLEDGNKLKVVEMPMPGRLDFEDLRLPASYVNFLVTNGCVLVPTFNDSNDSLALDILSKQFSDRRVIGIHAVDLVWGLGTLHCLSHEITAGE from the coding sequence ATGAGTGAGATCACACGCAGACTGCCCGCTGAATGGGAGCCGCAGCAGGCAACATTGCTCTGTTTCCCACATAATGGCAATGACTGGCCCGGTAAGTACGAAGTCATCAAGTGGGCGTTCATCGAAATCATTCGCAAGGTGGCCGAGTTTGAACGCGTCCTGCTGGTTGTCAAAAATGAGGAACTGCAGCAGAAGGTCGATACCATGCTGCAGCAGGCGCACGCCAATACCGGGCAGGTCAAATATATTCTGCAGAATACGAACCGCAGCTGGATGCGCGATTCGGGACCGATTATTGTGCAGCGGAGTGACGGCAAACGGGAAGCACTACAGTTCCGCTTTAATGGCTGGGCGAAATATCCCAATCATCGACTGGACTGGCAGGTACCGCCCGCGGTTGCGAAATCGCTCAAGGTTCCTGTAACGGAGGTCTGTTACCAGGGACGTCCGGTGGTTCTGGAGGGGGGCGCCATCGAAGTTAACGGACGGGGGACTCTGATCACGACCGAGGAATGTCTGCTCGACCAGAAAACCCAGGTGCGTAACCCCGGCTTCACGAAAGAAGACTATGCCGCCGTCTTTGCAGAGTATCTGGGTGTATCAAATGTGATCTGGCTCGGGGATGGCATCGCAGGGGACGACACGCACGGCCACGTGGATGACATCTGCCGTTTCGTGAATCCCACCACTGTCGTTGCCTGCGTTGAGTCGAACACAAAAGATGTCAATCATCGTCGCCTGGCACAGAATCGGGAGCGCCTGAAAAGTGTGCGCCTGGAAGATGGTAACAAACTGAAAGTTGTAGAAATGCCTATGCCGGGCCGTCTCGACTTTGAAGATTTACGTTTGCCTGCCAGCTACGTGAATTTTCTGGTAACAAACGGCTGTGTGCTGGTGCCGACGTTTAATGATTCGAATGACTCATTAGCTTTGGACATTCTCAGTAAGCAGTTTTCCGACCGCCGCGTGATCGGCATTCATGCCGTCGACCTGGTCTGGGGGCTGGGCACGCTTCACTGTTTGAGTCATGAGATTACGGCTGGAGAATAG
- a CDS encoding Trx7/PDZ domain-containing (seleno)protein — translation MWKCFLVTAALLVQFTTVSFAQTREEKVKQDRAHVESTGYWIYNDLEQGFQAAKESNKPLLVVLRCIPCEECVKLDEQLMEQDQNLKPLMDQFVRVRLISTNGLDLSLFQYDYDQSFAVFMLNPDRTIYGRFGTRSHRTMWSEDVSIAGLRKAIEGALELHKSYETTKDSLAGKQGTKPLVASPEKFPLLAGKYKSRINEKQNIVKSCIHCHQIGDAQRDYYLRDQKPLPDQILFSYPHPKILGLILDPQEKARVQEVTADSIAAQAGFKPGDQIISMQGQPLLSIADVQWVLQHAKETDQLAARVNRGGQELDLTMVLPKGWRRKDDLSWRVSSWPLRRMVLGGAVLEEATREERKQIGLTMASPDMTLRIKHLGQYGAHAAAKKAGFQKGDLILSYNGRKDLKRETDLLAYGVNEFKPGESVPVTVLRDGKQLSMHLPRQE, via the coding sequence ATGTGGAAATGTTTTCTGGTCACAGCTGCGCTATTGGTTCAGTTCACAACGGTTTCTTTTGCGCAGACGCGTGAAGAAAAAGTAAAACAGGACCGTGCGCATGTGGAGTCAACCGGTTACTGGATCTACAACGATCTGGAACAGGGCTTCCAGGCGGCAAAAGAGTCGAATAAACCTCTGTTGGTTGTGCTGCGGTGTATTCCCTGTGAGGAATGCGTGAAGCTGGATGAACAGCTGATGGAACAGGATCAGAACCTGAAACCTTTGATGGATCAGTTTGTGCGCGTGCGACTGATTTCCACCAACGGGCTGGACCTGTCGCTGTTTCAATACGACTACGATCAGTCGTTTGCCGTCTTCATGCTGAACCCTGATCGTACGATTTACGGGCGGTTCGGAACCCGTTCACATCGGACGATGTGGTCGGAAGATGTTTCGATTGCCGGTCTGCGAAAGGCCATCGAAGGGGCGCTGGAACTGCATAAGAGCTATGAGACCACAAAGGATTCGCTGGCCGGGAAGCAGGGGACAAAGCCACTGGTAGCCTCACCCGAAAAGTTTCCGTTACTGGCGGGCAAATATAAATCGCGCATCAACGAGAAACAAAATATTGTGAAAAGCTGTATTCACTGTCATCAGATTGGCGATGCCCAGCGCGATTATTATCTGCGTGATCAGAAACCGCTGCCCGACCAGATCCTGTTTTCGTACCCGCATCCCAAGATTCTGGGACTCATTCTTGACCCGCAAGAGAAAGCGAGGGTGCAGGAGGTTACTGCAGACTCCATCGCCGCGCAGGCCGGTTTTAAACCGGGGGATCAGATCATTTCGATGCAAGGGCAGCCTTTACTTTCGATTGCCGACGTGCAGTGGGTATTGCAGCATGCGAAAGAGACAGATCAACTGGCGGCTCGTGTCAATCGTGGCGGACAGGAACTTGATTTGACGATGGTTCTACCTAAGGGCTGGAGACGCAAGGATGATCTTTCCTGGCGCGTGAGCAGCTGGCCTTTACGGCGGATGGTACTGGGTGGAGCCGTACTGGAGGAAGCGACGCGCGAGGAGCGCAAACAGATCGGGCTGACGATGGCGTCCCCGGATATGACGCTACGTATCAAGCATCTGGGGCAGTACGGGGCCCATGCAGCAGCAAAAAAGGCTGGTTTCCAGAAAGGGGATCTGATTCTTTCCTACAACGGCAGAAAAGATCTGAAGCGGGAGACCGACCTGCTGGCGTATGGCGTGAACGAATTCAAGCCCGGCGAATCAGTTCCGGTCACGGTCCTGCGGGACGGGAAACAGTTAAGCATGCATCTGCCTCGCCAGGAATAA
- a CDS encoding alpha/beta hydrolase, with protein MNRLLLLTLFGFLSVVSPIANAAEDLTVLPALEGAAAESGLVYQALQKRAHEAFAKRKETYENIKTPADCEAYQKRLKDFFRTQIGGFPERTPLNPRVIGKLKGDGFRVENVIYESWPGHHVTANLYLPTTPPPYPGVLVPCGHSHNGKASAAYQRACILLAKNGMAALCYDPIGQGERYQVLSEQPNEFFQGGSRYRPPHPRVQYYCTAEHTLFSVSSIPLGSNAARYRIWDGMRSIDYLVSRPEIDAKRIGCTGNSGGGTLTSYIMALDDRVQAAAPVCYSTMYRYLIDFNGPQDGEQNIFGQLAYGMDIADYTLMRAPKPTLICAGTLDSTFKIDGTWELFREAKRFYTRMGYAERVDIIEADAPHGFTIKLREGSARWMNRWLLNKENPIFEVEDQPVFTDEELQCSQSGQILLDAGERSLFAVNDELNQGLAEERAALWNSTDLSVAREKVREVSGILPLDSLPRPEIEEAGKISREDYQIQKLIITPDHGVPLPALLFLPETRKGALVLYLHGGGKHLEADAGAGIERLVKQGDVVLAVDVRCIGETSRLNNRRIGWSHGLLGPNYHECALAYLLGESMVKLRAEDVLVAARFLSDYQSEKKSQPVVLTAIGETSVSALHAAALEPGLFSKVNLSQMIASWGDVVKTPETQNQLINTVHGALKVYDLPNLIQLAGAEKVRVTQPASVTAKLASQE; from the coding sequence ATGAATCGCCTGCTTTTGTTGACTTTGTTTGGCTTTCTGTCTGTTGTTTCTCCGATTGCTAATGCGGCGGAAGATTTAACTGTGCTTCCCGCTCTGGAAGGTGCAGCAGCCGAATCTGGTCTGGTGTATCAGGCTCTGCAAAAACGGGCGCATGAAGCGTTCGCGAAACGTAAAGAGACCTACGAGAACATCAAAACGCCTGCCGACTGCGAAGCCTATCAGAAGCGGCTGAAAGATTTCTTCCGGACGCAGATCGGCGGGTTTCCGGAACGGACGCCTCTCAACCCTCGCGTGATCGGAAAGCTGAAGGGGGACGGATTTCGGGTTGAGAATGTGATTTACGAAAGCTGGCCCGGGCATCATGTGACGGCGAATTTGTATCTGCCCACCACGCCGCCCCCGTATCCGGGTGTCCTGGTTCCCTGTGGGCACAGTCATAACGGCAAGGCTTCCGCCGCGTATCAGCGGGCCTGTATCCTGCTGGCGAAAAACGGAATGGCGGCGCTGTGCTACGATCCCATTGGTCAGGGAGAACGGTATCAGGTGCTGTCCGAACAGCCGAACGAATTCTTTCAAGGAGGGAGTCGCTATCGACCGCCTCATCCGCGTGTGCAGTACTACTGCACTGCCGAGCATACGCTATTTTCGGTCAGTTCCATTCCATTAGGGAGTAATGCGGCCCGCTATCGGATCTGGGACGGGATGCGGAGTATTGATTACCTGGTGAGCCGTCCGGAGATTGATGCTAAACGAATTGGCTGTACCGGGAATTCCGGGGGAGGAACTCTGACGAGTTACATCATGGCGCTTGATGATCGTGTGCAGGCTGCAGCACCGGTCTGCTATTCCACCATGTATCGTTATCTCATCGATTTTAATGGTCCGCAGGACGGGGAACAGAACATTTTCGGCCAGCTTGCCTATGGAATGGACATCGCCGACTATACGCTGATGCGGGCTCCCAAACCGACACTGATCTGTGCCGGCACACTCGACAGTACATTCAAAATTGACGGGACATGGGAACTGTTCCGCGAAGCCAAACGCTTCTATACACGGATGGGGTATGCGGAGCGGGTGGATATTATCGAGGCCGATGCCCCACATGGATTCACCATCAAACTGCGGGAAGGTTCGGCACGCTGGATGAACCGCTGGCTGTTGAACAAAGAGAATCCGATCTTTGAGGTCGAAGATCAGCCGGTCTTTACGGACGAAGAACTGCAGTGTTCACAATCGGGGCAGATTTTACTCGACGCGGGCGAGCGTTCGCTGTTTGCCGTCAATGATGAATTGAATCAGGGTCTGGCGGAGGAACGTGCCGCACTCTGGAATTCAACAGACTTAAGCGTCGCGCGAGAAAAAGTGCGTGAGGTTTCCGGGATCCTGCCCCTCGATTCACTGCCACGACCTGAGATCGAGGAAGCGGGTAAAATATCGCGGGAGGATTATCAGATTCAGAAACTGATTATCACACCCGATCACGGTGTGCCTTTGCCGGCGCTGCTGTTTCTGCCCGAGACGCGCAAGGGAGCACTCGTATTATATCTGCATGGTGGCGGCAAACATCTGGAAGCGGACGCTGGGGCTGGGATTGAGCGACTGGTGAAGCAAGGGGATGTCGTTCTCGCTGTGGATGTGCGTTGTATTGGTGAAACTTCGCGGCTGAATAATCGACGGATTGGCTGGTCGCATGGCCTGCTGGGGCCGAACTATCATGAGTGTGCGCTCGCGTATCTGCTGGGCGAGTCGATGGTTAAACTGCGAGCAGAAGACGTTCTGGTGGCGGCCCGGTTCCTGTCGGATTATCAGTCAGAGAAAAAATCGCAGCCGGTTGTGTTGACGGCCATTGGTGAAACTTCGGTTTCGGCGTTGCATGCAGCTGCTCTCGAACCGGGACTGTTCTCAAAAGTCAACCTGAGCCAGATGATCGCATCCTGGGGGGACGTCGTGAAAACACCGGAGACGCAGAATCAGTTGATTAACACGGTACACGGTGCACTCAAGGTGTATGACCTGCCGAACCTGATCCAACTGGCGGGGGCGGAGAAAGTCCGGGTCACTCAACCAGCAAGCGTGACTGCAAAGCTGGCATCACAGGAGTAA